The Pieris napi chromosome 21, ilPieNapi1.2, whole genome shotgun sequence genome contains a region encoding:
- the LOC125060115 gene encoding 39S ribosomal protein L14, mitochondrial, producing MLKTFLCNFSNNISRSFHTSQCLNEVRLLSRLRVVDNSDIGKRAMAEGKPPKIICVYNKRRVGLIGDRVLVAIKGQKKKGILVGLKQTQKTKVPKFDSNNVVLIDDNGTPLGTRIHVPIPTILRTILKERTHAKGADYTKLLGIATRFV from the exons atgttgaaaacatttttatgtaattttagtaataatatatcgcGAAGCTTCCACACCTCACAATGTTTAAATGAAGTAAGATTACTCTCAAGGCTAAGGGTAGTGGATAACTCAGATATCGGAAAACGAGCAATGGCTGAGGGTAAACCTCCTAAAATTATTTGTGTGTATAATAAACGGC GTGTTGGTTTAATTGGAGATAGAGTACTAGTAGCTATTAAGGGACaaaagaaaaaaggtattCTTGTGGGACTGAAACAAACACAGAAGACTAAAGTCCCAAAGTTTGACAGCAACAATGTTGTTTTAATTGATGATAATGGGACTCCCCTAGGCACTCGCATTCATGTTCCTATCCCAACAATATTGCGGACAATTCTAAAGGAAAGAACTCATGCCAAAGGAGCAGACTACACCAAACTTCTAGGAATAGCCACACGTTTTGTTTAg